A single region of the Flavobacteriales bacterium genome encodes:
- a CDS encoding TAT-variant-translocated molybdopterin oxidoreductase encodes MEENKKYWKGIEDLNNTPSFLKNKEREFPEELPVGEFLENSGLEKSQTTRRDFLKFLGFSVAAVSLASCEAPIQKSIPYLVKPEEVTPGVANYYATNYYDGDDFCEILVKCREGRPIKIEGNPSAKITRGGTHARVQASLLSLYDSHRQKEPVINANDTDWETLDNEVISALSSASSIRILTPTIISPSTKKLLQEFKTSYPSTEVITYDAISYSGLLDAHKLLRQESNLPNFRFDLAKTIVSFNADFLLNWISPVQFASQYAEGRKPESENGMNEHIQIESVLSLTGSNADKRIALKPSEIDRFIAGLYQNIASRSGVQTEILKEEQFSKDIKEIAEKLWNQKGKSIVVSGSNDINQQILILKINEFLGNYGTTIENQKPCLLKQSDDKKLIQLVEDMKNEKVGCVIIWNCNPVYSLPKSLGFEEGLAKTPFSISISDRLDETALLCNVLATDHHYLESWSDVEPIKGYYGVSQPVIHPIFNTRQGQESILKWLKKDITFYDYIREYWQTELFQLQSETLDFENFWTKTLHTGYCELNDIPVIPVDADSIQPNTETSLHPLLEPKNLPNDAFNLLSKSVTEGATEIVFYQKAGIGSGRQANNPWLQELPDPVTKATWDNYITMSPKQMVERGFNIYQGQEEKADLVEITINGEKITLPVLSLPGQAYGSIGIALGYGRKNCGKTGDNIGSNVYTVMNAVDYLSYEYRGIQIGGSVGKYHLATTQTHHTMMGRQIVKEATLVEFKKNPKAGNPDITIPLKEGHHQENKKTDELDLWNKYEEVGQFWNLSIDLSSCIGCGNCVISCQAENNVAVVGKDEVRRGREMHWIRIDRYYSSDAKSGDYDNLEIPSENPSVVFQPVMCQHCNHAPCETVCPVIATSHSTDGLNQMTYNRCVGTRYCANNCPYKVRRFNWFNYPDNSEFDFNMNNPIGKLVLNPDVVVRTRGVMEKCSLCVQRIQETKLKSKMNRLPMGDGEVTTACAQSCPTKAITIGDINLKGSMITLHKNNPRSYRLLEEVGVKPNVFYMTKIRNKNSNEA; translated from the coding sequence ATGGAAGAAAATAAAAAATACTGGAAGGGTATTGAAGACTTAAACAACACTCCATCCTTTCTTAAAAACAAGGAGCGTGAATTCCCTGAAGAACTTCCTGTTGGAGAGTTCTTAGAAAACAGTGGACTTGAAAAATCGCAAACAACAAGAAGGGACTTTCTCAAATTCCTTGGATTTTCTGTTGCTGCAGTTAGTTTGGCCTCTTGTGAAGCCCCTATACAGAAATCGATACCCTACCTTGTTAAACCAGAGGAAGTAACACCAGGTGTGGCAAATTATTATGCCACAAATTATTATGATGGAGATGACTTCTGTGAAATTTTGGTAAAATGCCGCGAAGGTCGTCCAATAAAAATTGAAGGGAATCCTTCAGCAAAAATTACCAGAGGAGGCACCCATGCTAGAGTTCAAGCATCTTTACTTTCTCTCTACGATAGCCATCGCCAAAAAGAACCTGTCATAAATGCAAATGATACAGATTGGGAAACGCTCGACAACGAAGTTATTTCTGCATTGTCATCAGCGTCTTCCATTCGAATTCTTACCCCCACAATAATAAGTCCAAGTACAAAAAAATTATTGCAGGAATTCAAAACCAGTTATCCATCAACTGAAGTGATTACGTATGATGCCATTTCATATTCAGGACTTTTAGATGCGCATAAATTACTCAGACAAGAATCAAATCTTCCTAATTTTCGCTTTGACCTTGCCAAAACCATTGTAAGTTTTAATGCTGACTTTCTTTTAAACTGGATTTCTCCTGTTCAGTTTGCATCACAATATGCAGAAGGAAGAAAACCGGAATCAGAAAATGGAATGAATGAGCATATTCAAATTGAATCAGTGCTTAGTTTAACAGGATCAAATGCGGACAAAAGAATTGCACTTAAGCCTTCAGAAATCGACAGGTTTATAGCTGGATTATACCAGAATATCGCTTCAAGATCCGGAGTTCAAACCGAAATTCTAAAAGAAGAACAGTTCAGTAAAGACATAAAGGAAATCGCTGAAAAATTATGGAATCAAAAAGGTAAATCGATTGTAGTTTCGGGTTCCAACGACATAAATCAGCAAATTTTGATTCTAAAAATCAATGAATTTCTAGGAAATTACGGAACAACAATTGAAAATCAAAAGCCTTGCCTTTTGAAACAATCAGATGACAAAAAATTGATTCAACTGGTTGAAGATATGAAAAATGAAAAAGTTGGATGCGTAATCATTTGGAATTGTAATCCTGTTTATTCGTTACCAAAATCTTTAGGTTTTGAAGAAGGTTTGGCAAAAACACCCTTTTCAATATCCATTTCAGATCGTTTAGATGAAACTGCACTTCTTTGTAATGTATTAGCAACAGATCATCATTATTTGGAATCTTGGTCTGACGTTGAACCCATTAAGGGTTACTATGGCGTTTCCCAACCGGTTATCCATCCGATTTTCAATACTAGACAGGGCCAAGAGAGTATCCTAAAATGGCTAAAGAAAGACATTACCTTTTATGATTACATCAGAGAATATTGGCAAACAGAACTTTTCCAGTTACAATCAGAAACCTTGGATTTTGAAAATTTTTGGACAAAAACCTTACACACAGGTTACTGCGAATTAAATGACATTCCTGTAATCCCAGTTGATGCTGATTCAATTCAACCAAATACAGAAACTTCCTTGCATCCGCTATTGGAACCGAAAAATCTTCCAAATGACGCATTCAATTTGCTTTCAAAATCAGTCACAGAAGGAGCTACGGAGATCGTCTTTTATCAAAAAGCCGGAATTGGATCAGGTCGTCAAGCAAATAATCCTTGGCTACAGGAATTACCTGATCCGGTAACAAAAGCCACCTGGGACAACTACATCACAATGTCGCCAAAACAAATGGTAGAAAGGGGCTTTAATATTTATCAAGGACAGGAGGAAAAGGCGGACTTAGTTGAAATTACAATTAACGGGGAAAAAATTACCCTCCCGGTATTATCACTCCCCGGTCAAGCATACGGTAGCATTGGAATTGCATTAGGCTACGGTAGGAAAAACTGTGGAAAAACCGGAGATAACATTGGAAGCAATGTCTACACCGTCATGAATGCAGTGGATTATTTAAGTTATGAATATCGGGGGATTCAAATTGGAGGAAGTGTTGGAAAATATCATTTAGCCACAACTCAAACTCATCACACCATGATGGGAAGGCAAATTGTGAAAGAAGCAACACTTGTAGAATTCAAAAAAAATCCGAAAGCAGGAAACCCCGACATTACAATCCCTCTAAAGGAAGGACATCATCAGGAAAATAAAAAAACTGATGAACTGGATCTCTGGAATAAATACGAAGAGGTTGGGCAATTTTGGAATCTTTCAATCGATCTCTCTTCATGCATTGGATGCGGAAACTGTGTAATTAGCTGTCAAGCGGAAAACAATGTTGCTGTGGTTGGAAAAGATGAAGTGAGAAGGGGACGAGAGATGCATTGGATCCGCATCGACCGTTACTACTCTTCGGATGCTAAATCAGGCGATTACGATAACCTGGAGATCCCTTCAGAAAATCCATCTGTTGTTTTTCAACCTGTAATGTGTCAACACTGTAATCACGCACCTTGCGAAACGGTTTGTCCGGTTATCGCAACAAGTCACAGTACCGACGGATTGAACCAAATGACTTACAACCGTTGTGTAGGCACAAGATATTGCGCAAATAACTGCCCATACAAGGTTCGTCGCTTCAATTGGTTTAATTACCCCGACAATTCCGAGTTTGATTTTAATATGAATAACCCCATCGGAAAACTAGTATTAAATCCAGACGTGGTAGTAAGAACCAGAGGTGTAATGGAAAAATGTAGCCTATGTGTACAACGAATTCAAGAGACTAAATTAAAATCCAAAATGAACAGACTCCCTATGGGCGACGGGGAAGTAACAACCGCATGCGCACAATCCTGCCCTACCAAGGCAATTACTATTGGAGACATCAACCTTAAAGGTAGCATGATTACACTGCACAAAAACAATCCAAGGAGTTATCGATTATTGGAGGAAGTTGGTGTAAAACCAAACGTATTCTACATGACAAAAATTCGGAATAAAAATTCTAATGAAGCATAA
- a CDS encoding proline dehydrogenase family protein gives MAQNLENRPIKISIDTKKAFKTKSVRQLKKEKFLFSTMNSFWLVWIFSKTAKLFLLGISPFRCYIKNTIYNHFCAGETLEESTKVVVKLKENGIKTILDYSKEGHGTTAEFQASIDEIKRVIELAANEKSIPYTSIKLTGVANFSLLEKISKSEALSTSDKDEFQKTMNRLDELFQFCLNNDVPIYIDAEESWIQNAIDQIAEHFMEKYNKRKAIVNTTIQFYRWDRLKYLRKLYERALQKNFFLGIKIVRGAYMEKENDRAHKMQYASPISAYKENVDNDFNEAVRFCLKRIEKISICVGTHNEESTLNLINLMHQNGIEKSDNRVYFSQLYGMSDHISYDLAHEGYNVTKYVPYGPIKSSLPYLIRRAMENTSIAGQSSRELQMIKEELKARREQKLLR, from the coding sequence ATGGCACAGAACCTTGAAAATAGACCGATAAAAATTAGTATTGACACGAAAAAAGCATTTAAAACAAAATCAGTTCGCCAACTTAAAAAAGAAAAATTCCTCTTTTCAACCATGAATTCATTTTGGCTGGTATGGATTTTTTCTAAAACCGCAAAGCTTTTTCTATTAGGTATAAGTCCCTTTCGATGTTACATAAAAAACACCATTTACAACCACTTCTGCGCAGGTGAAACTTTGGAAGAAAGCACAAAAGTTGTAGTAAAATTAAAGGAAAATGGAATAAAAACCATATTGGATTATTCTAAAGAAGGTCATGGAACAACAGCCGAATTTCAGGCTTCTATTGATGAAATAAAAAGAGTGATCGAACTAGCTGCAAACGAAAAATCGATTCCCTACACCAGCATAAAACTAACCGGTGTAGCTAACTTTTCTTTACTTGAAAAAATCAGCAAATCGGAAGCATTATCAACCTCTGATAAAGATGAATTCCAAAAAACCATGAATCGTTTGGATGAGCTATTTCAATTTTGCTTAAATAATGATGTTCCAATTTATATTGACGCGGAAGAAAGTTGGATTCAAAATGCTATTGATCAGATTGCGGAGCACTTCATGGAGAAATATAACAAACGAAAAGCCATCGTAAATACAACAATTCAATTTTATCGATGGGATCGATTGAAATACTTGCGAAAATTATATGAACGTGCTTTGCAAAAAAACTTCTTCCTTGGAATTAAAATAGTCCGAGGAGCATATATGGAAAAAGAAAACGACAGAGCGCACAAAATGCAATACGCTTCACCCATTTCAGCCTATAAAGAAAATGTCGACAATGATTTTAATGAGGCAGTAAGGTTCTGCCTTAAACGAATTGAAAAAATTTCGATTTGTGTAGGTACACATAATGAAGAAAGCACATTAAATTTGATCAACTTAATGCATCAAAATGGCATAGAAAAAAGCGATAACAGAGTTTACTTCTCACAACTTTATGGTATGAGCGACCACATATCCTATGACCTGGCTCACGAAGGTTATAATGTCACAAAATACGTCCCATATGGCCCTATAAAATCATCACTTCCTTATTTAATCAGAAGAGCAATGGAAAACACTTCAATTGCCGGACAGTCTTCACGAGAACTACAGATGATAAAGGAAGAACTAAAAGCGAGAAGAGAACAAAAATTACTGCGATAA
- a CDS encoding DUF3341 domain-containing protein, translating to MIQKTIYGMFNDEEELLHSIKELRSKDIRIKEVYAPFPIHGLDHALGLKESRLGIVSFLCGVTGLALAIWMTYYMLILDWPVNIGGKPNFSFAENSPSFIPVIFELTVFCAAHGMVIIFLLRSKLVPGFKRKNPFPETTNDKFAIEIETNESPEGINNIHHILNKNGAYEIREAY from the coding sequence ATGATACAAAAAACGATATACGGAATGTTTAATGATGAGGAAGAACTACTTCATAGCATTAAAGAATTGCGTTCAAAAGACATAAGAATAAAGGAAGTTTACGCCCCATTTCCGATTCATGGGCTTGATCATGCATTAGGATTAAAAGAATCTAGGTTAGGCATAGTTTCTTTTCTCTGCGGTGTAACCGGATTGGCCCTAGCTATCTGGATGACCTATTACATGCTGATTTTGGATTGGCCCGTAAACATTGGAGGAAAACCAAATTTTTCTTTTGCCGAAAACTCTCCAAGTTTCATTCCTGTAATTTTCGAATTAACCGTTTTCTGCGCAGCACATGGTATGGTAATTATTTTTCTACTTCGAAGTAAACTCGTTCCTGGTTTTAAACGGAAAAATCCTTTTCCTGAAACTACGAATGATAAGTTCGCCATTGAAATTGAGACCAATGAATCCCCTGAAGGGATTAACAACATTCATCACATATTAAACAAAAATGGTGCTTATGAAATCCGCGAAGCATATTAA
- a CDS encoding Crp/Fnr family transcriptional regulator, with protein sequence MKLKALKFGEIPECQNCAVQKSSLFCHLDREEIAQISDEKGFSIYKKGQSVFLQGNQPHGIFCIQEGKVKIHNIGEDGKEQILRFYGPGSVIGYRAVLSGENYFSNATVIEESRICFISKTLFLKNLKENASFAMFILNLLAHDLKVAESTIVSMAHKQVRERLAESLLRLRDFYGLESDNATINATLSRGELGSLAGTSAESTIRIIHELQEMNIIRLNGKKIVIIDAKKLDRIANPFHRYLNFGG encoded by the coding sequence ATGAAATTAAAAGCCTTGAAATTCGGAGAGATACCCGAATGCCAAAACTGTGCAGTACAGAAATCATCACTTTTTTGTCATTTGGATAGAGAAGAAATTGCACAAATTTCAGACGAAAAAGGATTTAGTATTTACAAAAAAGGGCAAAGTGTCTTTCTACAAGGAAATCAACCTCATGGAATTTTTTGCATTCAAGAAGGAAAAGTAAAAATCCACAATATAGGAGAAGATGGAAAAGAACAAATACTCAGATTTTATGGCCCGGGTAGCGTAATTGGATATAGAGCAGTTCTAAGCGGTGAAAATTACTTTTCAAATGCCACTGTAATTGAAGAAAGTCGAATTTGTTTTATTTCAAAGACATTATTTCTGAAAAATTTAAAAGAGAATGCATCATTTGCAATGTTTATTCTAAATCTATTGGCGCATGATTTAAAAGTTGCTGAATCAACAATTGTGAGTATGGCGCACAAACAGGTTCGAGAAAGGTTAGCAGAATCGCTATTGCGACTAAGAGATTTTTATGGTTTAGAATCTGACAATGCAACAATAAACGCAACACTTTCTAGAGGTGAATTAGGCAGTTTAGCAGGCACTTCAGCAGAATCTACGATCCGAATAATTCATGAATTACAAGAAATGAATATCATCAGACTTAACGGAAAAAAAATAGTTATTATAGATGCGAAAAAGCTCGACAGAATTGCAAATCCATTTCACAGATACTTAAATTTTGGAGGATAG
- the nrfD gene encoding polysulfide reductase NrfD codes for MKSHDSVLREPLILGNKDYKDITEDVCKSVEGKAGRMWWTVFLIALTIALWGVGCIAYTIGKGIGVWGINKTIGWAWDITNFVWWVGIGHAGTLISAVLLLFRQRWRMSINRSAEAMTIFAVICAALFPVIHMGRPWLMYFVFPLKNQFGSLWVNFNSPLLWDVFAISTYLTVSLVFWYIGLIPDFATIRDRAITPFRKWIYGVLSFGWGGTSKEWQRFEMVSLVLAGLATPLVFSVHTIVSMDFATSVIPGWHTTIFPPYFVSGAVFSGFAMVLTLLLIMRKVLHLENYITIQHIELMNIIIIVTGSIVGVAYLTELFISWYSGVEYESYAFINRFSGPYAWAYWSMMTCNVISPQLFWFKKIRTSLTATFILAIVVNIGMWFERFVIIVTSIHRDYLPSSWSMFFPTWVDIGIYVGTIGIFFTCFLLFTRIFPVIAQSELKSIVKSTAQQHRDPQKTH; via the coding sequence ATGAAGAGTCACGATTCCGTTCTACGTGAACCACTAATCCTAGGAAACAAGGATTACAAAGACATCACAGAGGATGTCTGCAAATCAGTTGAAGGAAAAGCCGGTCGAATGTGGTGGACCGTTTTCCTCATCGCCCTCACCATCGCTCTTTGGGGCGTAGGGTGTATTGCCTATACCATAGGAAAAGGCATAGGAGTATGGGGTATAAACAAAACAATTGGCTGGGCTTGGGATATTACCAATTTCGTTTGGTGGGTAGGTATTGGCCATGCAGGAACATTGATTTCAGCAGTACTTCTTTTATTTAGACAGAGGTGGCGGATGTCGATAAATCGATCTGCTGAGGCAATGACCATTTTTGCTGTGATTTGTGCTGCTCTATTTCCTGTAATTCATATGGGGAGACCTTGGCTGATGTATTTTGTATTTCCTTTAAAGAATCAATTTGGTTCATTGTGGGTAAACTTCAATTCTCCTCTGTTATGGGATGTATTTGCAATTTCAACCTACTTAACCGTATCGTTGGTTTTTTGGTACATTGGCTTAATACCTGATTTTGCAACCATACGAGACAGAGCCATAACGCCATTTCGCAAATGGATATATGGAGTATTAAGTTTCGGTTGGGGAGGTACATCTAAAGAATGGCAGCGTTTTGAAATGGTTTCATTGGTGCTTGCCGGCTTAGCTACACCCCTTGTATTTTCTGTACACACTATTGTATCCATGGACTTTGCAACCTCTGTTATTCCAGGGTGGCACACAACCATATTTCCCCCATACTTTGTTTCCGGGGCCGTTTTCTCTGGGTTTGCAATGGTATTGACTTTGTTGCTAATCATGCGGAAGGTTCTACATCTGGAAAACTATATCACCATTCAACATATAGAACTAATGAACATCATTATTATCGTAACAGGTTCAATAGTTGGTGTAGCCTATCTTACAGAGCTTTTCATTTCCTGGTATTCAGGAGTTGAATATGAAAGCTATGCATTTATTAATCGATTTTCAGGTCCTTACGCATGGGCATATTGGTCAATGATGACCTGTAATGTAATTTCTCCGCAACTCTTTTGGTTCAAAAAAATCAGAACCAGTTTAACTGCAACATTTATTCTAGCTATTGTTGTAAACATTGGAATGTGGTTTGAAAGGTTTGTCATTATTGTAACCTCCATTCATCGAGATTATTTGCCTTCTAGCTGGAGCATGTTTTTTCCAACATGGGTTGATATCGGAATATATGTGGGAACAATTGGAATTTTCTTTACCTGCTTCCTTTTGTTTACAAGGATTTTTCCGGTAATCGCTCAAAGCGAATTAAAATCAATTGTCAAAAGCACTGCTCAACAACACCGTGACCCACAAAAAACGCATTGA
- a CDS encoding quinol:cytochrome C oxidoreductase — protein sequence MFLGLILTIIGFVTDHTDHHARSWTNLLVSGYFFFGIALAATFFIALNYAAQAGWGTVVKRVFEAVSAYLPVGSLILIIFFLAGTFHLHHVYHWMDSEVSNPDSTHYDKIIAAKTPYLNQTFFWIRALLYFGIWNYCRHLFRKRSLEEDMNGGFSYHKKNITLSVLFIAFFAVTSSTSSWDWLMSVDTHWFSTLFGWYTFSGIWISGTIAITLFVLYLKGEGHLSEVNDNHLHDLGKWIFAISFLWSYLWFSQFMLIWYSDIPEEVTYYVTRFNHYRELFLGMMAVNFVFPMLMLMSRDNKRKPVFLWIIGVILIISHWLDVYIMTMPGAVGEEYGFGFPEIGMFVFTGSLFIFSVLTALTKAALVPKQHPYLEESIHLHT from the coding sequence ATGTTCCTAGGGTTAATCCTCACAATTATTGGATTTGTTACAGATCATACCGATCACCATGCAAGAAGTTGGACCAATTTATTAGTGTCAGGATACTTTTTCTTTGGAATCGCCTTAGCAGCTACCTTTTTCATTGCGCTCAATTACGCAGCACAAGCCGGATGGGGAACTGTAGTAAAACGTGTTTTTGAGGCAGTATCTGCCTACCTTCCAGTTGGATCGCTGATTTTAATCATCTTCTTTCTTGCGGGCACATTCCACTTACATCATGTTTACCATTGGATGGACTCTGAAGTTTCTAATCCTGATTCGACACATTATGATAAAATAATTGCTGCCAAAACACCCTACCTGAATCAAACATTCTTTTGGATTAGAGCATTATTATATTTTGGAATATGGAACTATTGCAGACATCTCTTTAGAAAAAGATCACTTGAAGAGGACATGAACGGTGGATTTTCATACCACAAAAAAAACATTACTCTTTCCGTGCTATTCATTGCCTTTTTCGCAGTAACATCATCTACCTCTTCTTGGGACTGGTTAATGTCGGTTGACACTCACTGGTTTAGCACCTTGTTTGGTTGGTATACATTTTCCGGAATATGGATTTCCGGAACAATCGCCATTACCTTATTTGTATTGTATTTAAAGGGGGAAGGGCATCTATCTGAAGTTAATGACAACCACCTTCATGATTTAGGAAAATGGATTTTTGCGATAAGTTTTTTGTGGTCCTATTTATGGTTCTCTCAATTTATGTTGATATGGTATTCTGACATCCCTGAAGAAGTAACATACTATGTGACCAGATTCAATCATTACCGCGAATTATTTTTGGGAATGATGGCAGTAAACTTCGTTTTTCCAATGCTCATGTTGATGTCAAGAGACAATAAAAGAAAACCAGTATTTCTCTGGATTATTGGTGTAATTCTAATTATTAGTCATTGGTTGGATGTTTACATTATGACTATGCCTGGAGCTGTTGGTGAAGAATATGGATTTGGGTTTCCAGAAATTGGCATGTTTGTATTTACGGGATCACTTTTCATTTTCAGTGTACTAACTGCCTTAACCAAAGCGGCATTGGTTCCAAAACAACACCCTTATCTTGAAGAAAGTATTCACCTCCACACCTAA
- a CDS encoding c-type cytochrome: MKSAKHIKIRTSNLFKMLMFASIATFGMSSCTRSNQSPGYEYMPDMYRSQSYKPYSASSVFKDGISARKPPAGSIAQNQVPFNYKNDPAEYERAGLELKSPLPESNMNKEKGKVLFIAFCSHCHGATGDGKGQIVKLDLFPPIPSFNNQLKELSEGKMFFSITYGKGLMGSHASQLDPEERWQIIQYIKELQTK; the protein is encoded by the coding sequence ATGAAATCCGCGAAGCATATTAAAATAAGGACATCTAATTTATTCAAGATGTTGATGTTTGCCTCTATTGCAACATTTGGAATGAGTTCATGTACAAGGTCAAATCAAAGTCCGGGTTATGAATATATGCCCGACATGTATCGCTCTCAGAGCTATAAACCATATTCTGCTTCCTCAGTTTTTAAAGATGGTATAAGCGCAAGAAAACCTCCGGCAGGGTCAATAGCGCAAAATCAAGTTCCATTTAACTACAAAAACGATCCAGCTGAATATGAACGAGCGGGATTAGAACTAAAAAGTCCACTTCCTGAAAGCAACATGAACAAAGAAAAGGGGAAAGTCTTGTTTATAGCATTCTGCAGTCATTGTCATGGAGCCACAGGCGATGGAAAAGGACAAATCGTAAAATTGGATTTATTTCCCCCAATCCCATCCTTTAATAATCAACTGAAAGAGCTTTCCGAAGGAAAAATGTTCTTTTCTATAACCTATGGAAAAGGATTAATGGGCTCACACGCCTCTCAACTTGACCCGGAAGAACGCTGGCAAATCATTCAATATATTAAAGAATTACAAACCAAATAA
- a CDS encoding radical SAM protein codes for MKIFAQKFTRITGANYASFPEISSWKNKNSNGETWKSQLSKAYERDKNFSIYIHLPFCESLCPLCSFGPLITRDHSVEVHYLENILNEVDKYIAYLNEKPIINEIYLGGGTPHFFSGWNINNLINRLSRKTIFSPDVSLRCEVNPYSINPEKLKALKVAGINEIKIGIQDLDPRVQKGTGRKMENDDFKKLFHFIHGLGFNSISLEVIIGLPFQTRKSIIDTIYKIREIKPDQIILQDFIARSVKSPSHKKIIDNIPIPIEQDYLKDLAHHLLIESGYYYLGMDHYILKGDWSYRKMANLGLSYHSFGYSFHSGKHVIGLGVAALSDLWTSTAQNFRGLSDWEESTKKGKKEKLRFQVYSETELKSREHIHNIQTKGQTEWTTEEINDPAFLSAINKLTLLSGKNTLEIKDNKLLLHHEAKRNMRLICSILDVRNSGNSNLQTRKSNCYGTEP; via the coding sequence ATGAAAATTTTCGCTCAAAAATTCACCAGAATAACAGGAGCGAATTATGCCTCATTTCCTGAAATCAGCAGTTGGAAAAACAAAAATTCTAACGGTGAAACATGGAAAAGTCAATTATCTAAAGCATACGAAAGAGATAAAAATTTTTCCATTTACATACATCTTCCATTTTGTGAAAGTTTGTGCCCACTTTGTTCTTTTGGGCCGCTCATAACGCGAGACCATTCAGTAGAAGTTCATTATTTAGAAAATATCCTCAATGAAGTCGACAAGTACATTGCTTATCTAAATGAGAAACCAATTATTAATGAAATTTATTTAGGAGGTGGCACCCCACATTTCTTTTCAGGATGGAACATAAACAACCTAATAAATAGATTATCCAGAAAAACGATTTTCTCTCCTGATGTATCCTTACGGTGTGAAGTAAATCCTTACAGTATAAATCCGGAAAAACTTAAAGCTCTAAAAGTTGCGGGTATAAATGAAATAAAAATCGGCATTCAAGATTTGGATCCAAGAGTTCAAAAAGGAACGGGTAGAAAAATGGAAAATGATGACTTCAAAAAACTATTTCACTTTATACATGGATTAGGATTTAATTCAATCTCCTTGGAAGTAATTATCGGTTTGCCCTTTCAAACGAGAAAATCAATTATTGATACCATCTACAAAATCAGGGAGATAAAACCGGATCAAATCATTCTCCAGGATTTTATTGCGAGAAGCGTAAAAAGCCCAAGCCACAAAAAAATCATTGATAATATTCCTATTCCAATTGAGCAAGACTATCTCAAAGATTTAGCGCATCATTTACTAATTGAATCAGGCTATTACTATTTAGGCATGGATCATTACATTTTGAAGGGGGACTGGTCCTATAGAAAAATGGCAAATCTAGGTCTTAGTTACCATAGTTTTGGCTATTCATTTCATTCGGGAAAACATGTAATAGGTCTTGGAGTTGCTGCCCTTTCCGATTTATGGACTTCTACAGCGCAAAACTTCAGGGGGCTCTCGGATTGGGAAGAAAGCACAAAAAAAGGGAAAAAGGAAAAATTAAGGTTTCAAGTATATTCTGAAACAGAATTGAAATCGAGAGAACATATTCACAATATTCAGACAAAAGGGCAAACAGAATGGACAACGGAAGAAATAAACGATCCGGCATTCTTATCAGCAATAAACAAGCTAACACTGCTAAGTGGAAAAAACACTTTAGAAATAAAAGATAACAAATTATTGCTTCATCATGAAGCTAAGCGAAACATGAGACTGATCTGTTCTATTTTGGACGTTCGAAACTCCGGTAATTCAAATTTGCAAACAAGAAAAAGCAATTGTTATGGCACAGAACCTTGA